From one Caldithrix abyssi DSM 13497 genomic stretch:
- a CDS encoding 2-hydroxyacid dehydrogenase, which yields MNNRFKVFVTKKIPQAGIQLLKQKGYQVTVHHGDIPISRTELEKAVAEYDALICLLSDTIDKEILSKARKLKVIANYAVGYNNIDVQEAAKRKIFVTNTPDVLTAATADLTWALILAVSRRVVEADRFLRKGRFKGWEPELLLGMEIKGKTLGIVGAGRIGQAVARRAVGFEMNIVYYSTQSKPAFEEETNARYLSLDELVTVADIVSLHCPLTPQTVHLLNKERIFAMKKGAILINTARGPVVDEEALVAALKKGHLFGAGLDVFEHEPEVHPELLKLNNVVLLPHIGSATVETRDEMARMAARNVISVLEKNEAVNPVNFF from the coding sequence ATGAACAACAGATTTAAAGTCTTTGTTACCAAAAAAATTCCGCAGGCCGGAATTCAGCTTTTAAAACAAAAGGGTTACCAGGTTACCGTGCATCACGGAGATATTCCCATCTCACGGACGGAGTTAGAAAAAGCCGTGGCCGAATACGACGCCCTGATTTGTTTGCTCTCCGATACCATCGATAAAGAAATATTAAGCAAAGCGCGTAAGTTAAAAGTTATTGCTAATTACGCCGTGGGATACAACAATATTGATGTGCAGGAAGCCGCCAAACGAAAAATCTTTGTTACGAACACGCCGGATGTTTTGACCGCTGCCACCGCTGACCTGACCTGGGCATTGATTCTGGCCGTCAGCCGTCGTGTGGTGGAAGCCGATCGCTTTTTACGAAAAGGTCGGTTTAAGGGTTGGGAACCGGAGCTGCTGTTGGGAATGGAAATCAAGGGGAAAACGCTCGGCATTGTAGGCGCCGGTCGCATCGGACAGGCTGTGGCCAGAAGGGCTGTTGGCTTTGAGATGAACATTGTGTACTATTCCACGCAATCCAAACCCGCCTTTGAAGAAGAAACGAACGCCCGCTACCTGTCCCTGGATGAGCTGGTAACAGTAGCGGATATTGTGTCTTTACATTGCCCGTTAACGCCGCAAACGGTTCACCTGCTCAACAAAGAACGCATTTTCGCCATGAAAAAAGGCGCCATTTTAATCAATACGGCCCGCGGCCCCGTTGTGGATGAAGAGGCCCTGGTTGCCGCCCTTAAAAAAGGCCATCTATTTGGCGCCGGCCTTGATGTTTTTGAACATGAACCGGAAGTCCATCCGGAACTCTTAAAGCTGAACAACGTAGTACTATTACCACATATTGGCAGCGCAACTGTGGAAACAAGGGATGAAATGGCGCGCATGGCTGCCAGAAATGTGATATCAGTTCTGGAAAAGAATGAGGCCGTTAATCCGGTAAATTTCTTTTAA
- a CDS encoding SDR family NAD(P)-dependent oxidoreductase: MDINEKIVLITGGAVRVGRAIALELAARGAIICCHYHQSAAAAEELKKEIENKGGKIRLFRADLEQAKEAEELAEAVWQKTGRIDVLVNNAALFFKTPFGKVTEAEWDQFFNLNLKSVFFLSQKIGMRMLAQKSGKIINIGDSGAIHPFPSYIPYSISKAGVMALTTALAKALAPYVQVNCINPGPVLMPASFPQAEKQYAIDQTLLKREGSAYDIARTVRFLVEDSDYITGACINVDGGRAIR, encoded by the coding sequence ATGGATATTAATGAGAAAATCGTTTTGATTACAGGCGGCGCGGTGCGAGTAGGACGGGCTATTGCGCTGGAACTGGCGGCCAGAGGCGCCATAATTTGCTGTCACTACCACCAAAGCGCCGCAGCGGCCGAAGAGTTAAAAAAGGAGATTGAAAACAAGGGCGGAAAGATACGGTTGTTTCGGGCTGATCTTGAACAGGCTAAGGAAGCAGAAGAGCTGGCGGAAGCGGTTTGGCAAAAAACAGGCCGCATCGATGTACTGGTAAACAACGCGGCCCTCTTTTTTAAAACGCCCTTTGGTAAGGTAACAGAAGCGGAGTGGGATCAATTTTTTAATCTGAATCTGAAAAGCGTATTCTTCCTGTCACAAAAAATCGGAATGCGTATGCTTGCCCAGAAGTCCGGAAAAATAATCAATATCGGCGACAGCGGCGCCATTCATCCCTTTCCTTCTTACATTCCGTACAGTATTAGCAAGGCGGGCGTAATGGCTTTGACCACTGCGCTGGCCAAAGCGCTGGCCCCGTATGTGCAGGTAAACTGCATTAACCCCGGACCGGTTTTAATGCCGGCGTCCTTTCCGCAGGCGGAAAAACAATACGCCATTGACCAAACGCTTTTAAAAAGGGAAGGCAGCGCGTACGATATCGCCCGAACGGTGCGCTTTTTAGTTGAAGATTCCGATTACATTACCGGAGCATGCATTAATGTGGACGGCGGCAGAGCCATCCGTTAA
- a CDS encoding MBL fold metallo-hydrolase, whose translation MRIIKIPVGPFEVNCYIVVDEESNRCFLIDPGDEPEKIIKAIEEHHLTPTRVINTHNHIDHARHLYEIKQQFKIPFYIHEADLPLLEALKEQALFFGLNCSSVPEVDGFLEDGEEFEFGNQSVKILHTPGHSPGSVSVYLDGHVFVGDVLFKGSIGRTDLYGGNYNVLLESIKNKLLTLPEATVVHAGHGEDTTIGDEKRNNPFLRTM comes from the coding sequence ATGCGGATCATCAAAATTCCTGTCGGGCCGTTTGAAGTCAATTGTTACATTGTTGTCGATGAAGAATCAAATCGCTGCTTTTTAATCGATCCCGGCGATGAACCGGAAAAAATAATTAAAGCGATAGAAGAACACCATTTAACCCCTACGCGTGTGATTAATACGCACAATCATATCGATCATGCCCGCCATCTTTATGAGATAAAACAGCAATTTAAGATACCTTTTTACATCCACGAGGCAGACTTGCCTTTATTAGAAGCTCTTAAAGAACAGGCCCTATTTTTTGGTCTTAACTGTTCTTCCGTTCCGGAAGTGGATGGTTTTTTGGAAGATGGCGAAGAGTTCGAGTTTGGCAATCAATCGGTGAAAATATTGCACACTCCGGGGCATAGTCCCGGTAGTGTTAGCGTTTATCTCGATGGCCATGTCTTTGTGGGCGATGTGTTGTTTAAAGGCTCGATTGGCCGCACCGATCTTTACGGCGGCAACTACAATGTGCTGCTGGAATCCATAAAAAACAAGTTATTAACCCTTCCGGAAGCAACGGTGGTACATGCCGGCCACGGAGAGGACACAACCATTGGCGACGAAAAAAGAAACAATCCTTTTTTAAGAACCATGTAA
- a CDS encoding TlpA family protein disulfide reductase, whose product MSQNKALRIQFLLLLLISLSFAQNGNKIEVFSVKNLSDDNTVFEEYKGKITIINFWATWCAACLKEMPQLEKIYNEFKRDQVEVIGVAVMSDSNKIEKMIEVTGVTYPILTGDRKLLQKISNSLIIPQTIILNKEGKIVARFFGDQSYKTYRETILHYLEQSQLTGAPRTSLNYSQE is encoded by the coding sequence ATGAGCCAAAATAAAGCACTGAGGATTCAATTTTTATTATTGCTTTTGATTTCACTTTCGTTTGCCCAGAATGGCAATAAAATAGAAGTTTTTTCTGTTAAGAACTTATCCGATGACAACACGGTTTTTGAAGAATATAAAGGCAAAATTACGATTATAAATTTTTGGGCAACATGGTGCGCAGCCTGTTTAAAGGAGATGCCCCAGCTCGAAAAAATTTACAACGAATTTAAACGGGACCAGGTTGAAGTAATTGGAGTTGCTGTCATGTCTGACAGCAACAAAATCGAAAAAATGATAGAAGTTACCGGCGTAACCTACCCCATTTTAACCGGCGATCGTAAGTTGTTGCAAAAAATCAGCAACAGCTTGATCATTCCACAAACCATTATCTTAAATAAAGAAGGAAAAATTGTGGCCCGCTTTTTTGGTGATCAGAGCTATAAAACCTATCGAGAGACGATCCTTCACTATCTTGAACAATCTCAACTAACCGGCGCTCCACGAACTTCCTTGAATTATTCGCAGGAATAA